One segment of Tamlana crocina DNA contains the following:
- a CDS encoding YggS family pyridoxal phosphate-dependent enzyme, with product MNIKDNLEKIKSSLPDHVTLVAVSKTKPLGDIMEAYHAGQRVFGENKIQDMAEKYEALPKDIEWHMIGHVQRNKVKYMAPFVSLIHGVDNYKLLKEIDKQAQKSERIIDCLLQIKIAEEDSKFGMTLDDASGILKSENFSELKNIRITGVMGMATFTDDDAQIGKEFNALKSAFEKLKTIEAPNFQPKTISMGMSGDYPLAIECGSNMVRIGSSIFGERN from the coding sequence ATGAACATTAAAGACAACCTTGAAAAAATAAAATCTTCGTTACCTGACCACGTTACATTGGTGGCTGTTTCAAAAACCAAACCGCTTGGCGATATTATGGAAGCCTACCATGCTGGACAACGCGTTTTTGGCGAGAACAAAATTCAGGATATGGCCGAAAAATACGAGGCTCTTCCAAAAGACATTGAATGGCACATGATTGGCCATGTGCAACGGAACAAGGTGAAATATATGGCACCGTTTGTATCGCTGATTCATGGAGTGGACAATTATAAATTGCTGAAGGAAATTGATAAACAGGCACAAAAAAGCGAACGCATTATTGACTGCCTGCTTCAAATAAAAATTGCTGAAGAAGATTCAAAATTTGGCATGACCTTAGATGATGCTTCAGGGATTTTAAAATCAGAAAACTTTTCAGAATTAAAAAACATTCGGATTACCGGGGTTATGGGCATGGCTACTTTTACCGATGATGATGCCCAAATCGGAAAGGAATTCAATGCTTTAAAATCAGCTTTTGAGAAACTAAAAACCATTGAAGCACCAAACTTTCAACCCAAAACCATCAGTATGGGCATGAGCGGAGATTACCCGTTGGCCATTGAGTGCGGTAGTAATATGGTTAGAATTGGAAGTAGTATTTTTGGGGAAAGAAATTAA
- the lpdA gene encoding dihydrolipoyl dehydrogenase: MNSYDVAVIGSGPGGYVAAIRCAQLGMKTAIIEKYSTLGGTCLNVGCIPSKALLDSSHHYEDAIKHFEEHGIEIPGDVKVNLEKMIARKQAVVDQTTGGIDFLMKKNNIDVYQGLGSFKDATHITIAGEETTEIEAKNTIIATGSKPSTLPFIEIDKERIITSTEALKLKEIPKHLIIIGGGVIGLELGQVYKRLGAEVSVVEFMDRIIPTMDGGLSKELNKVLKKQKFGMNVSHKVKSVERKGDEVIVKADNKKGEEVEFKGDYCLVSVGRRPYTDGLNAEAAGVKVNDRGQIEVNDHLQTSASNIYAIGDVVKGAMLAHKAEEEGVFVAETLAGQKPHIDYNLIPGVVYTWPEVAAVGKTEEQLKEAGVEYKSGQFPMRALGRARASMDIDGFVKVLADKNTDEILGVHMVGARAADMIAEAVVAMEYRASAEDISRMSHAHPTFTEAIKEAALAATGDRALHI, encoded by the coding sequence ATGAACTCATATGATGTAGCCGTAATAGGCTCCGGTCCTGGTGGATATGTAGCAGCCATTCGTTGCGCACAATTGGGCATGAAAACTGCCATTATAGAAAAATACTCAACTTTAGGAGGTACTTGTTTAAACGTAGGGTGTATTCCCAGTAAAGCACTGTTGGATTCTTCGCACCATTACGAAGATGCCATAAAACATTTTGAAGAGCACGGTATTGAAATTCCAGGCGATGTTAAGGTTAATTTGGAAAAAATGATTGCCCGTAAGCAAGCGGTGGTGGATCAAACTACCGGCGGTATTGATTTTTTAATGAAGAAAAACAATATTGACGTTTACCAAGGTTTAGGAAGTTTTAAGGACGCTACACATATTACTATTGCAGGAGAGGAAACAACCGAAATTGAAGCAAAAAACACCATTATTGCTACCGGAAGTAAGCCGTCAACTTTGCCATTTATCGAAATTGACAAAGAACGCATCATTACTTCTACCGAAGCTTTAAAACTAAAGGAAATACCAAAACATTTAATCATTATTGGTGGTGGTGTAATCGGTTTGGAGCTTGGCCAAGTATACAAACGTTTGGGTGCCGAGGTTTCTGTGGTTGAGTTTATGGATCGCATTATCCCGACTATGGACGGCGGACTTTCAAAAGAATTGAACAAAGTGTTGAAGAAACAAAAATTCGGCATGAATGTTTCCCATAAAGTAAAATCGGTTGAAAGAAAAGGCGATGAGGTTATTGTAAAAGCCGATAACAAAAAAGGTGAAGAAGTAGAATTTAAAGGCGATTATTGTTTGGTGTCTGTAGGGCGTCGCCCATACACCGATGGGTTGAATGCCGAAGCCGCTGGTGTGAAAGTAAACGACAGAGGGCAAATTGAAGTAAACGATCATTTACAAACATCGGCATCGAATATTTATGCGATTGGCGATGTGGTAAAAGGGGCTATGTTGGCACACAAAGCTGAAGAAGAAGGCGTGTTTGTAGCCGAAACATTAGCGGGACAAAAACCACATATCGATTATAATTTAATTCCGGGTGTCGTTTACACTTGGCCTGAAGTAGCAGCTGTAGGTAAAACCGAAGAGCAGTTAAAAGAGGCTGGCGTGGAATACAAATCAGGGCAATTCCCAATGCGTGCTTTAGGTCGTGCTAGAGCGAGTATGGATATCGACGGATTTGTAAAAGTATTGGCCGATAAAAATACAGATGAAATTTTGGGCGTACACATGGTTGGTGCCCGTGCTGCCGATATGATTGCAGAAGCTGTTGTAGCCATGGAATACAGAGCATCGGCAGAAGATATTTCACGTATGAGCCATGCACATCCAACCTTTACAGAAGCTATTAAAGAAGCGGCGCTTGCTGCAACTGGCGATAGAGCTTTACATATTTAA
- a CDS encoding Gfo/Idh/MocA family oxidoreductase — MLKAGVLGAGHLGKIHLRLLKQSEKYELVGFYDADEAHGKKIEAEFGYKFFNSIDSLIDAVDMVDIVTPTLSHFDCAKQAIAKGKHIFIEKPITNTVEEAEEIRRLLAQNNLRGQVGHVERFNPAYLAVKDDIKSPMFIETHRLAEFNPRGTDVPVVLDLMIHDIDIILSIVKSKIKHISASGVAVISDTPDIANARLEFENGCVANLTASRISLKKMRKARFFQKDAYISVDFLTKKCEVVKMKDAPEHPGDFDMILQNAEGVKKQIYFDNPAVPENNSILDELESFAEAIKHNRAPEVTLHDGTEALRVANQIIDSF; from the coding sequence ATGCTAAAAGCTGGTGTACTTGGTGCTGGGCACTTAGGAAAAATACATTTAAGACTCCTTAAACAATCTGAAAAATACGAACTGGTTGGTTTTTATGATGCCGATGAAGCGCACGGCAAAAAAATTGAAGCCGAGTTTGGCTATAAATTCTTCAATTCAATAGATTCGTTAATTGACGCCGTAGATATGGTGGATATTGTTACGCCAACCCTTTCGCATTTTGATTGCGCCAAGCAAGCCATAGCCAAGGGCAAGCACATTTTTATTGAAAAACCCATTACTAATACCGTTGAAGAAGCCGAAGAAATTAGACGCCTTTTGGCCCAAAATAACCTACGCGGACAAGTAGGCCACGTTGAGCGCTTTAACCCCGCTTATTTAGCAGTGAAAGACGATATTAAATCGCCCATGTTTATTGAAACCCACCGTTTGGCGGAGTTTAACCCAAGGGGCACCGATGTTCCTGTGGTGTTGGATTTAATGATCCACGATATTGATATTATTTTGAGTATCGTTAAGTCGAAAATCAAGCATATTTCGGCAAGTGGGGTTGCAGTAATCAGCGATACGCCCGATATTGCCAATGCCCGTTTAGAATTTGAAAACGGCTGTGTGGCCAATCTAACGGCGAGTCGTATTTCACTTAAAAAAATGCGGAAAGCGCGTTTCTTCCAAAAGGATGCCTATATCTCAGTGGATTTCCTTACCAAAAAATGTGAGGTTGTAAAAATGAAGGATGCCCCTGAACATCCAGGCGATTTCGATATGATCCTCCAAAATGCCGAAGGTGTAAAAAAACAAATTTATTTTGACAACCCAGCGGTACCCGAAAACAATTCTATTTTAGACGAGTTGGAATCGTTTGCCGAAGCCATAAAACACAACCGTGCTCCAGAAGTTACGCTGCACGATGGTACCGAAGCGCTAAGAGTTGCCAACCAGATTATTGATAGCTTTTGA
- a CDS encoding DUF1015 domain-containing protein: MAKVLPFKAVKPTPEKVELVASRSYQSYSPTEMEHILSTNPYSFLNIVNPSYKHQNAVKRKKRYTLVKNHYKTFKAQGVFKQDDRASYYVYKIRKSNGVSFSGIIAAASTEDYKNNVIKKHEDTIAHRENMFKDYLKTVGFNAEPVLLTYADNTSITGIISETQNTTPEFEFSTDNGDFHKLWKIESDATIGQISTEFKNIDSIYIADGHHRSASSNLLTESLKQENKNHTGNEPYNFFMGFFIAESELKIYEFNRLVRDLNGLSKDLFLEQLQLNFRIENRGTDLCKPTEKHQFSMYLDGEFYAISLLENQYNFQNALEALDAQILFQMVLKPILGISDLRNNSRIDYLHGKNSLTEIKNKVDSGEFAVGFGLVPATINEIKAIADQGLTMPPKSTFIQPKLSSGVTVYEF; this comes from the coding sequence ATGGCCAAAGTACTCCCATTTAAAGCCGTAAAACCTACTCCAGAAAAAGTTGAATTGGTAGCCTCGCGTTCGTACCAAAGCTATTCTCCAACCGAAATGGAGCATATTTTAAGCACCAATCCCTATTCGTTTTTAAACATTGTCAACCCCAGTTACAAGCACCAGAACGCCGTCAAAAGGAAAAAGCGCTATACTTTGGTGAAAAACCATTACAAGACGTTCAAAGCCCAAGGTGTTTTTAAACAAGACGATAGAGCTAGCTATTACGTTTATAAAATCAGAAAAAGCAACGGGGTTTCATTCTCGGGCATTATTGCGGCCGCCAGCACCGAAGATTACAAAAACAACGTGATTAAAAAGCATGAAGATACCATTGCGCATCGCGAAAATATGTTTAAGGATTACCTAAAAACAGTGGGATTCAATGCCGAGCCTGTTTTGCTAACCTATGCAGACAACACCTCAATTACCGGTATCATTTCAGAAACACAAAACACAACTCCCGAGTTTGAGTTTTCAACCGATAACGGAGATTTCCATAAACTTTGGAAAATTGAAAGTGATGCCACGATTGGCCAAATTTCAACAGAATTTAAAAACATCGATTCCATTTACATTGCCGATGGCCACCACAGATCGGCATCATCAAATTTATTAACTGAAAGTCTAAAGCAGGAAAACAAAAACCACACAGGAAACGAACCCTATAATTTTTTTATGGGCTTTTTTATTGCAGAATCGGAGCTCAAAATTTATGAATTCAACCGATTGGTGAGAGATTTAAACGGACTTTCAAAAGATCTATTTTTAGAGCAATTGCAACTAAATTTCAGAATAGAAAACCGAGGCACGGACCTTTGTAAACCTACGGAAAAACACCAATTCAGCATGTATCTTGATGGCGAATTTTATGCTATTTCACTACTTGAAAATCAATATAATTTTCAAAATGCGTTGGAGGCTCTGGATGCACAAATACTTTTCCAAATGGTATTAAAGCCTATTTTGGGCATTTCCGATTTACGGAACAATTCGCGCATCGATTATCTGCATGGCAAAAACAGCCTTACGGAAATTAAAAATAAAGTGGATAGCGGAGAATTTGCTGTTGGCTTCGGACTCGTACCCGCGACCATTAACGAGATAAAAGCTATTGCCGACCAAGGTTTGACCATGCCTCCTAAAAGCACCTTCATTCAACCCAAATTAAGTAGTGGGGTAACCGTTTATGAATTTTAG
- a CDS encoding protein-L-isoaspartate(D-aspartate) O-methyltransferase, protein MKDTFKHKGLRQQLVNELKHKGIVDKSVLNAINNIPRHLFMDSGFLHYAYVDKAFPIAADQTISQPYTVAFQTELLQIKKGDKILEIGTGSGYQTAVLCEMGARVYSIERQNELFKKTSKFLPKLGYRAKKLIFGDGYIGLREEAPFDGILVTAGAPYVPTPLLSQLKIGGRLVIPVGDDVQEMTMFTRKGPKEFDKEEFGSFRFVPLLEDKN, encoded by the coding sequence TTGAAAGATACATTTAAGCATAAGGGATTGCGCCAGCAATTGGTTAACGAGTTAAAGCACAAAGGCATAGTTGACAAATCGGTTTTAAATGCCATTAACAACATTCCGCGGCATTTGTTTATGGACTCGGGCTTTTTGCATTATGCTTACGTGGATAAAGCCTTCCCGATTGCGGCCGACCAAACCATTTCGCAGCCTTATACCGTGGCTTTTCAAACGGAATTGCTCCAAATAAAAAAGGGCGATAAAATTTTGGAAATCGGTACGGGCAGCGGCTACCAAACGGCCGTATTGTGCGAAATGGGCGCTAGGGTTTATAGTATTGAACGCCAAAACGAACTGTTTAAAAAAACCAGTAAGTTTTTGCCTAAATTGGGCTACCGGGCCAAAAAACTGATTTTTGGCGATGGTTATATCGGATTGAGAGAAGAAGCGCCTTTTGATGGTATTTTGGTTACTGCCGGTGCCCCTTATGTGCCGACACCGTTGTTGAGCCAACTGAAAATTGGTGGCCGATTGGTGATTCCGGTGGGCGACGACGTACAGGAAATGACCATGTTTACCCGCAAAGGCCCTAAGGAATTCGATAAAGAGGAATTTGGTTCTTTTAGGTTTGTGCCGCTTTTGGAGGATAAGAATTAG
- a CDS encoding exonuclease domain-containing protein: MYAILDIETTGGKYNEEGITEIAIYKYDGHEVVDQFISLVNPEREIQPFVVNLTGINSNMLRSAPKFYEVAKRIVEITDDCILVAHNANFDYRILKTEFKRLGFDYERKSLCTVELSKNLIPGQPSYSLGKLVRSLGIPVTDRHRASGDALATVKLFKVLLNKDTEKDIVKQSIKSNPKHQLEPRHIDIIENLPSTTGVYYIHKADGEIIYIGKSNNIKKRINQHFTGTHAKSKKIQSKVSAVTYESTGSELVALLKESEEIKKNRPIYNRALRRSIFTHALYSFLDENGYINLKIDIADGRKKPITTFSTRQSGKSFITKAVEEFNLCQKLTGLYKTKSSCFNYDIKECQGACIQKESPESYNQRVKQLIDKNSYSNKNMVIIDRGRDVDERSAILIKDGVFQGVGYFNLNYQINNIDVLESIITPMQNNRDVQHIIQSYLRKNKRLKVIHLNEN, encoded by the coding sequence ATTTACGCAATACTCGACATAGAAACCACTGGCGGAAAGTACAATGAAGAAGGCATTACCGAAATAGCCATTTACAAATATGATGGCCATGAGGTGGTGGATCAATTTATAAGTTTGGTAAATCCCGAACGCGAAATACAGCCCTTTGTGGTTAACCTAACGGGGATAAATAGCAATATGCTACGCAGTGCGCCAAAGTTTTACGAAGTAGCCAAGCGCATTGTTGAGATTACCGACGATTGCATTTTGGTGGCCCACAATGCCAATTTCGATTACAGGATTTTAAAAACCGAATTTAAACGCTTGGGCTTTGACTACGAACGAAAATCGTTGTGCACGGTCGAGTTGTCCAAAAATTTAATCCCGGGGCAACCCTCGTACAGTTTGGGTAAATTGGTCCGCTCTTTGGGCATTCCGGTGACCGACCGCCATAGAGCTTCGGGCGATGCACTAGCCACTGTTAAACTCTTTAAAGTGCTTCTGAACAAAGACACCGAAAAAGATATTGTTAAGCAATCCATCAAATCGAACCCAAAACATCAGCTGGAACCGCGACATATCGATATTATTGAAAATTTACCATCAACTACGGGGGTGTATTACATTCATAAAGCTGATGGAGAAATCATCTATATCGGGAAGAGCAACAACATAAAAAAGCGCATCAACCAACATTTTACGGGCACACATGCCAAATCAAAAAAAATTCAATCTAAAGTATCGGCGGTAACTTATGAGTCTACAGGCAGCGAACTGGTAGCGCTTTTAAAGGAAAGCGAAGAAATAAAAAAGAACAGACCCATTTACAATCGGGCGTTAAGGCGTTCCATTTTCACCCATGCACTCTATAGTTTTCTTGACGAAAACGGTTATATCAACTTAAAAATCGATATTGCCGATGGACGCAAAAAACCCATCACCACCTTTAGCACCAGACAAAGCGGAAAAAGCTTTATTACCAAAGCGGTCGAGGAGTTTAATCTATGCCAAAAACTCACCGGATTGTACAAAACAAAATCCAGTTGTTTCAATTACGATATTAAGGAATGCCAAGGGGCTTGCATACAAAAAGAATCCCCAGAATCGTATAACCAAAGGGTAAAACAACTTATTGACAAAAACAGCTATTCTAACAAAAATATGGTAATCATTGACCGTGGCCGGGATGTGGACGAACGCAGCGCCATATTAATTAAAGACGGTGTTTTTCAAGGTGTTGGTTATTTCAACCTGAATTACCAAATCAACAATATTGATGTTTTGGAATCCATCATCACCCCAATGCAGAACAATAGGGACGTGCAGCACATCATCCAAAGTTACCTCAGAAAAAATAAGCGTTTAAAAGTTATTCACTTAAACGAAAATTAA
- a CDS encoding dodecin has product MIHINQNQNIMDEHVYKKIEIVGTSAKSSDDAIENAIKKASKSVQNLRWFEVIDTRGNIKEGKVDMWQVTVKLGFTMKN; this is encoded by the coding sequence ATGATTCACATTAATCAAAACCAAAATATTATGGATGAGCATGTTTATAAAAAAATCGAAATTGTAGGCACTTCGGCCAAATCGAGCGACGACGCTATTGAAAACGCCATTAAAAAAGCTTCAAAATCGGTACAAAACCTACGGTGGTTTGAGGTTATCGATACACGCGGCAATATCAAAGAAGGCAAGGTGGATATGTGGCAGGTTACGGTAAAATTGGGCTTTACCATGAAAAATTAA
- the smpB gene encoding SsrA-binding protein SmpB, with protein sequence MQKNINIQNKKAKFQYEILDKYTAGIVLSGTEIKSIRNSKASIAESFCEFNDRGELFVVNMTIEEYKYGTHYNHRPKAERKLLLNKKELKKLNKEVQNTGLTIIPLRLFINENGLAKLVVALAKGKKLYDKRETIKDRDNKRNLDRIKKAYN encoded by the coding sequence ATGCAAAAAAACATCAACATACAGAACAAAAAAGCCAAGTTTCAATATGAAATTTTGGACAAATACACCGCTGGGATTGTTCTGTCGGGTACCGAAATTAAATCAATTAGAAACAGTAAAGCTTCTATTGCCGAAAGTTTTTGCGAGTTTAATGATCGTGGCGAGCTGTTTGTGGTAAATATGACCATTGAAGAATACAAATACGGCACCCACTATAACCATAGGCCTAAAGCCGAACGCAAATTGCTCCTCAATAAAAAGGAGCTGAAAAAGCTTAATAAAGAAGTCCAAAACACGGGGCTGACCATTATTCCGTTGCGATTATTTATCAACGAAAATGGATTGGCCAAGTTGGTTGTTGCCCTAGCAAAAGGTAAAAAACTGTACGACAAGCGTGAAACCATAAAAGACCGCGACAACAAACGCAACTTAGATCGCATAAAAAAAGCCTACAATTAA
- a CDS encoding 3-hydroxybutyryl-CoA dehydrogenase, whose protein sequence is MKNIAVIGAGTMGNGIAHTFAQNGFKINLIDVSEASLKRGMDTISRNLDRMVAKEKITAADKTATLANISTFTKILNGTQKADLVVEAATENLNLKLRIFKELDETCGENTILATNTSSISITQIAAATTKPERVIGMHFMNPVPIMELVEVIRGYNTSNEVTQTIMALSKKLGKTPVEVNDYPGFVANRILMPMLNEAIETLYNGVAGVEEIDTVMKLGMAHPMGPLQLVDFIGLDVCLSILNVMYNGFKNPKYAPCPLLVNMVNAGKLGVKSGEGFYDYSESKKAEKVSKQFK, encoded by the coding sequence ATGAAAAACATTGCAGTTATTGGCGCAGGCACCATGGGCAATGGCATTGCACATACGTTTGCCCAAAATGGATTTAAAATCAACCTTATTGATGTTAGCGAAGCTTCTTTAAAACGCGGCATGGACACCATTTCTAGAAATTTGGATAGAATGGTAGCCAAAGAAAAAATTACCGCAGCCGATAAAACGGCCACTTTGGCAAACATTTCTACGTTTACCAAAATTTTAAACGGCACACAAAAAGCCGATTTAGTGGTTGAAGCGGCTACCGAAAACCTCAATTTAAAACTCCGTATTTTTAAGGAACTGGACGAAACTTGTGGTGAAAACACTATTTTGGCCACCAACACCTCGTCTATTTCCATCACGCAAATTGCCGCCGCCACCACAAAACCAGAGCGCGTTATCGGGATGCATTTTATGAATCCTGTACCGATTATGGAATTGGTTGAAGTTATCCGTGGTTACAACACTTCAAACGAAGTGACCCAAACCATCATGGCACTTTCAAAAAAATTGGGTAAAACCCCTGTGGAAGTAAACGATTATCCAGGATTTGTAGCCAACCGAATTTTAATGCCCATGCTTAATGAAGCTATTGAAACCCTGTACAATGGCGTGGCTGGCGTTGAGGAAATTGATACCGTAATGAAACTGGGCATGGCACACCCTATGGGACCGTTGCAACTGGTCGATTTTATTGGGTTGGACGTTTGTCTTTCTATTTTGAATGTGATGTACAACGGGTTTAAAAATCCGAAATATGCTCCCTGTCCCCTTTTGGTCAATATGGTCAACGCTGGTAAATTGGGCGTAAAATCGGGCGAAGGTTTTTATGATTATTCCGAAAGTAAAAAGGCAGAAAAAGTTTCTAAACAATTTAAATAG
- a CDS encoding pyridoxamine 5'-phosphate oxidase family protein, producing MGKQLPEITPELQEFIKKQHIFFVGTAATDGRVNVSPKGYDSLRVLGPNKLVWLNLTGSGNETAAHLLKNDRMTIMFCAFEGKPLILRLYGQAKIYHERDAEFQQHIGLFEENTGSRQIIVMDIDLVQTSCGYSIPFMDFKEDREQLNAWSTKQGKEKIKAYQQEKNAKSIDGFETKIR from the coding sequence ATGGGAAAACAACTTCCGGAAATTACGCCCGAACTCCAAGAATTTATTAAAAAGCAACACATCTTTTTTGTGGGTACAGCAGCTACCGATGGCCGAGTAAACGTATCTCCCAAAGGTTATGATTCGTTGCGCGTGTTGGGTCCAAATAAATTGGTGTGGCTCAATTTAACAGGAAGCGGCAACGAAACGGCAGCACACCTTTTAAAGAATGACCGTATGACCATTATGTTCTGCGCATTTGAAGGCAAACCACTTATTTTACGGCTTTACGGACAAGCCAAAATTTATCATGAAAGGGATGCCGAATTTCAACAACATATCGGCCTGTTTGAAGAAAACACGGGCTCTAGGCAAATTATCGTGATGGATATTGATTTAGTGCAAACCTCCTGCGGATATTCCATTCCATTTATGGATTTTAAAGAAGATCGCGAACAGCTAAACGCTTGGAGCACCAAACAAGGCAAAGAAAAAATAAAAGCCTACCAACAGGAAAAAAACGCCAAAAGTATTGATGGATTTGAAACGAAGATTCGTTAA
- a CDS encoding ion transporter, translating to MEKSSNFSKWRAKIHEVIYGTHTRTGKLFDIVLLMAIIYSIIIVMLESVESFDNKYHNFFNISEWVITILFTIEYILRIVSVKKPKKYILSFYGIVDLLSTLPKYISFFILDTQFLAVFRALRLLRIFRILKLIRYVGESNKLIRALRNSRSKIFIFIFFVFIISIILGTVMYLIEGPDNGFKSIPQSIYWCIVTLTTVGFGDITPQTAVGQILATIIMIIGYGIIAVPTGIVSAEYASTRGKSPNKENSSCANCGSDIIMEDASYCRKCGHKLNDE from the coding sequence ATGGAGAAATCGAGCAACTTTAGCAAATGGAGAGCCAAAATCCACGAAGTGATATATGGCACCCATACCCGTACCGGAAAGTTGTTCGACATTGTTTTACTCATGGCCATCATTTACAGTATCATTATCGTGATGCTGGAAAGTGTTGAGTCTTTCGATAATAAATACCATAATTTTTTCAACATTTCAGAATGGGTCATCACCATTTTGTTCACCATTGAGTACATTTTAAGAATTGTAAGTGTAAAGAAACCAAAAAAATACATTTTAAGTTTTTACGGCATCGTTGATTTACTGTCAACCCTTCCAAAATATATTTCATTCTTTATTTTAGACACCCAGTTTTTAGCTGTTTTCAGAGCCTTGCGTTTGCTAAGAATATTTAGGATTTTAAAATTAATTCGATATGTTGGCGAATCGAATAAACTTATTAGAGCCTTAAGAAACAGTCGGTCTAAAATTTTCATTTTTATATTCTTTGTATTTATAATTTCCATCATTCTGGGTACGGTGATGTATTTAATTGAAGGCCCTGACAATGGCTTTAAAAGCATTCCACAAAGTATTTATTGGTGTATCGTCACCCTGACTACGGTTGGTTTTGGCGATATTACCCCGCAAACTGCCGTTGGGCAAATATTGGCAACCATTATTATGATTATTGGTTACGGCATAATTGCTGTGCCCACCGGAATCGTTTCGGCCGAATACGCTTCAACAAGGGGAAAATCGCCCAACAAGGAAAACAGCTCTTGTGCAAACTGCGGATCTGATATTATAATGGAAGACGCTTCATACTGCAGAAAGTGTGGCCATAAATTAAACGATGAGTAA
- a CDS encoding VWA domain-containing protein, protein MKKLALLFVVFCFFLKPHAQEVSPILFIYDASGSMWGKLEDRTKKEIAADVLAETVGNLPENQNVGLLAYGHRKKGDCDDIEYLVDLKNHSKVKIINGVKEITPLGKTPLARSATIAINSLKENKTKATIILITDGIESCDGDICDVVSKAKLEGIEFKLHIVGFGLKEGEKEQLKCAANAGDGSYHDAANASGLQEVLTEATSQTVDDPKGNFSIYATKNEQPVDAWVRAYKKGTKEEVDAGRTYRDTSFLYLPPGKYDLQIQPLENTRIKGTSLTVESIEGRVGHETVSFDGGKINIITLNNGEGWDCTSKIMTKSGEVVGGSRTYGRPKIVEVNAGVYDIELVALRIKGLHTTFKIEDVEVQSGKTVEAKHQFKSGIALIGASGGGALVDATVNIKDKNANKGVTGGRTYTSSNNNPKEFILNPGVYEVTLKALTEGFRGKSETFTMEIKQGETFTKTINF, encoded by the coding sequence GTGAAAAAGTTAGCATTGTTATTCGTTGTTTTTTGTTTTTTCTTGAAGCCCCATGCACAGGAGGTTTCTCCCATTTTGTTTATTTATGATGCCAGTGGTTCCATGTGGGGCAAGTTGGAAGATAGAACCAAAAAGGAAATCGCAGCCGATGTTTTGGCGGAAACGGTTGGCAATCTTCCCGAAAATCAAAACGTGGGTTTGTTGGCTTACGGGCATCGAAAAAAAGGGGATTGCGACGATATTGAATATCTTGTTGATTTAAAGAACCATTCAAAAGTCAAAATAATAAATGGGGTTAAAGAAATAACCCCTTTAGGAAAAACACCTTTGGCTCGGTCGGCGACAATCGCAATAAATTCACTCAAGGAAAATAAAACCAAGGCGACTATCATTTTAATAACCGACGGTATTGAATCCTGCGATGGCGATATTTGCGATGTGGTTTCAAAAGCTAAATTAGAAGGCATCGAATTTAAGTTGCACATTGTTGGGTTTGGCTTAAAGGAAGGTGAAAAGGAACAGCTAAAATGTGCTGCAAATGCCGGTGATGGGAGCTACCACGATGCGGCCAATGCCAGTGGTTTGCAAGAAGTGTTAACAGAAGCCACTTCCCAAACGGTTGATGACCCAAAAGGGAATTTTTCAATTTATGCCACCAAAAACGAACAACCAGTTGATGCTTGGGTAAGGGCCTATAAAAAAGGAACAAAAGAAGAAGTTGATGCGGGCAGAACGTACAGAGACACTTCGTTTCTCTATTTGCCTCCCGGTAAATACGACCTTCAAATCCAGCCTTTGGAAAACACCAGAATAAAAGGTACTTCGCTTACCGTAGAAAGTATTGAAGGTAGAGTGGGGCATGAAACCGTAAGTTTTGATGGTGGAAAAATAAATATTATCACCCTAAATAACGGCGAAGGTTGGGATTGTACCAGTAAAATTATGACAAAAAGTGGTGAAGTTGTGGGCGGTAGCCGTACGTATGGTCGCCCAAAAATTGTAGAAGTGAATGCTGGTGTTTACGATATCGAGTTGGTGGCACTTAGAATTAAAGGACTTCATACAACTTTTAAAATAGAAGATGTTGAAGTGCAATCGGGAAAAACGGTAGAAGCCAAGCACCAATTTAAAAGTGGTATTGCCTTAATTGGTGCTTCGGGTGGAGGTGCTTTGGTCGATGCTACGGTAAATATCAAGGATAAAAACGCCAACAAAGGGGTGACGGGTGGCCGAACTTACACATCGTCAAATAACAACCCGAAAGAATTTATTTTAAATCCGGGGGTGTACGAGGTTACCCTAAAAGCGCTCACGGAGGGATTTAGAGGGAAAAGTGAAACCTTTACCATGGAGATTAAGCAAGGGGAAACCTTTACTAAAACCATAAACTTTTAA